The genome window TCCAAATGCCAGCTCCATAACTGTTGCGGCCAAGGAACTTATTGCCCGGCGCGGCATCGGTGATGCCGAACCCGACAATCGTAATTTTTTGCCCGTTGACTATCGCCACAGAATCCCGACCACCGTAACTGTTTGAATATGAGCCCGCGATTACCCCGGTCTCCGACACGATGGCCTATAGGAGTCGTGAGCTCTGAGAAGTTGGCGGCTAGCACACTGCCTTCGGTGGCAGTCCATCGGTACATCAGGTTTTGCTCGTTGACGAAGTAAAACGACCCTTCACCTCCGAATCCCGCGGCCACAAATTCGTCACCTGCGGGCAACTCGACAGAAGATAAGGTTCCATTGGCAAGACGAACATCAACCGCGGTCGGTGAGAAACCAGTTCCATAACTGAACATCGCGATGTCGTCGAATGGAGAACCAACCGCATACCTACTACTTGGACCACCGTCCAAATGGTAGGTTCCAGTTGAGTCCCACCATGTCGGACGGTTCGTTGACCAACTGCCCTCGCTTGACATGCCCACTGCTTTGCCACTATTGCTGAGGCTGTAAATTCCGGTTTTGGTGGCACCTTCGGGTAAGGGCGCGAGGGAAACACGATACGACGATGCCGCGCAAGTGCATCCAAGGATGCCCGATACAATGGTTGAGATAACCCATCGCATCACAGTTTCTCCTCCACCTTGTCGAAGAGACCCGCGAACTTTGCAATCATTTGGTCATCATACGCCAGTTCACGGGTTGGTTTCACGGCATCACAATGTAAGCGTGGCTCGCATCGCCTTTCTCACTCTCGCCGAGGTTCTCGACTACGTCATTGACGACCACCTCGTGATCACCGAACTGGAGCGGCGCGGGCACGAGGTGGAGCAGATTCCGTGGACCGACGAGCACGCCGATTGGGCGCGGCCCGATATGGTGATCGTCCGCACAACCTGGGATTATCATCACCAGCCCGAGCGATTTCTGTCCGCCATCGATCGCATCAGTCAGCGCGCCCAGCGGTTCGAAAACGACGCCGAGCTCATCCGCTGGAACCTGGACAAGCGCTATCTGCGGGAGCTCAAGGCCGCCGGAGTGCCGATTGTTCCCAGCCGGTGGGGGTTTGGCGGCGAACCCGCTGATTTCGCCCGCGAGGCCGAGGCGCTCCAATCCGAGGAAGTCGTGGTGAAGCCAACCGTGAGCGCCAACGCCATGGACACGATGCGCCTGCCGGGCACGCTCACAGACGCCCAAGCCGAGCAACTGAGCGCCACGTTCGCCGGTCGGCATTGGTTTGCGCAACCGTTCGTGGCGAGCATCCTCAGCGAAGGCGAAACGTCGGTGTTCTACTTCGGCGGGCGCTACAGTCACACCATCAGCAAGGTGCCGCGCGCGGGCGATTTTCGCGTGCAAGAGGAGCATGGCGGCGTCATTGTCGGCGTGGAGCCGAGCGGGGAAGTGTTGCGGGTGGCTGAGCAAGTAATGGCCGCGCTCGACAGCCCGCCGCTTCAAGCGCGGGTGGACCTGGTTCGGCTGGCCGACGGAAGCCTCGCCCTGATGGAACTCGAGCTCATTGAGCCCTCGCTTTACTTCCGGACCAGCGATGTCGCGGCGGCGCACTTTGCCGATGCGGTCGAGAGTCGCCTCGAACTTGCCGAGAATTGAGGTATTCTCTCTAACAGGAGTCCTAAGACTAAGTGAATCAGATTCAAGTTCAACCGAATGAGTCGATTGACAGCGCCGTAAAGCGCTTCAATCTGCGTGTCCAACAAAGCGGCGTTCTGCGCACGCTCAAGGAGCATGCACACTACGAAAAGCCGAGCGAAAAGCGCCGCCGTCGCGCCCGCCGCCGCCCGTCGTTCCGATAAGTTTTCTCGGGCGAACCCTTGGTTTCGCCCCGTTAGACTCGGCTTTGGCCTCGCCAGAGCCGATTCTTAATTTATGAGCGACAATTTACCGACCTCCGCGCCCGCGGAGGTCCGCCAGGAAAAATGGAGCCGGAAAGGGTGGTTCGCCCTTCCCCTGATCAGCCTCCTCTTGGCCGCTCTGTGCTTGGTCCACCGGTCGTGGCCGGTGCCGCTCCCCGTCATCGGCGGGTCCTTCTTCATTGCCATCGTCGCCTCGGCGCTCATCCGCTACTACGCGGACCACGTTGAGGTTGAGGAACTCGCGCCCTCCACGTTGGAGCGCATGCTGTGGGCGTTCTGCGGGCTCGGCCTCGTCGGCACGCAGCTGGTGCAGCTCGTCATCGAGGCACCCTCCCAAACCGGCATCACGTTTTTGCTCATTGCGCCGCTCTCGGCCATGGCAATGCTCGCTTCGGCGCTGGTCGGGCCGCAGGTCGCCATGTTTGCGCTCACCATCGTCGCGTTCTTGCTCGGCGTGACAGGGCCGATTCCCAAGGAAGTCCTCGCGACCGCCTGGATTTCGGGCTCTATCGCCGCGCACGCGGTCAACCCGATGCGTCAACGCGCCGACCTCATCCGCGCGCTCAGCGTCACCGCCTTGGCTCAGGCGCTCATTGCGGCCTGCGCCACTATGCTCACGGTCAACACGGCCACCCCGGTTCTGCAAAGCGCGTCGTGGGCGGCGGTGAGCGCGGTCATCACCAGCGCCATTTTTTGGCTCGGCGTCACGGTGCTCGAGCGCATGTTCGGCACGATCTCCGATTGGTCGTTGCTGGAGCTATGTTCGCCGGAGCACCCGCTCATCCGCGAACTCTGCCTGCGCGCGCCGGGAACTTACGCGCACAGCGTGATGGTCGCCAACCTCGCCGAGCAAGCGGCTCGCGCCATCGGCGCAAACCCGATTCACCTGCGGGCAATGGCGTACTTCCACGACGTCGGCAAGATCGAGCGACCCACGTTTTTCATTGAGAACCAACTCGGAGAGAATCTGCACGACGACTTGCCGCCGACCATGAGCGCGCGCATCATCACCGCGCACGTGCCCGATGGGCTCGAACTCGCGCGTCGCCATAAGCTCCCCAAGATTCTTCAGGACGGCATCGCGCAGCACCATGGCACCAGCCTGGTCAGCTATTTTTATCACCTTGCACGCGACATGTCGGGCGAGGAAGTGCCGCAAGGGCTCGATCGCTTGTTCCGCTACGAAGGCCCCAAACCGCAGAACCGCGAAACCGCGATTTTGCACCTTGCCGACCAGGTCGAGGCGGCGAGCAGGACGATCGCCAACCGCGAATTCGACCGCATGGAGGCCATTGTCAGCCGCATCATCGAGAACAGCCGCTCCGATGGGCAACTCGACGAATGCGACCTCACGTTCCGCGACCTTGCGCTTGTGAAGCAGGCGTTTCTGCACAGCCTTTCGGCGGTGCGCCACTCGCGAATCACGTACCCTACCTATGACGAAACACCAGATTCTGGTGCGCAACGAGACGAACTCGCGGATCCCGCTGAGGCTCGCTCGGACCGCCCTCAATAAGCTTTTCGCGATGTACGACGTTCCTGCCTGCGAGGTCTCGGTGCTGCTCACCAACGATGCGGCCCTGCGCGAGCTCAACCAACAGTATCGCGGGATCGATGCCGCCACGGATGTGCTCACCTTTCCCGGCGGAGACTATGGCCCGCTCGGCGATATTGCGATCTCGGTGGATACCGCGAAGCGTCAGGCGCGATTCCGGCGCGACACCTTGGCCAATGAAATCGTCTTTTTGACTATCCATGGGGGATTGCATTTGCTGGGCTACGAAGACGAGACGGAGGCGGGCCGCGACGAGATGGTCGTGCGCATGAACGCTGTCGCCGTCGAACTAGGCCTGTCCCCCGAACCCGAATGGAGTTCGATGCCCCACTAAGCCATGGCCAGTCGCGATCTCATCACTCCGTTCCGCGTCGCCATTCATGGCATGGTGCACACGTTCCGCACGCAGCGGCACATGCGCATTCACCTGTACGTCACGCTGGTGACGCTGCTCATGGCGGTGCTGCTGCCGTTGCGCGTGCGCGACGTGCTCGTGCTGTTCTTTATGATCGGCTCGGTGCTGGTGGCGGAAATGTTCAACAGCGCGATTGAGGCCGTCGTGGACCTCGTCTCTCCGGGATATCACCCGCTGGCCAAGCACGCCAAGGATATTGCCGCTGGCGCGGTGCTTATCGCGACCATCATGGCCATCACGGCCGGGCTGCTCATCGCCATCGGCGACGACACCTGGGAGCGCATTCGCATTGGCCTGACCACCGAGGGCATGAGCTTGCCGTTCACCTTACGGTTCATTCTGGGCTCGCTGGTGTTGTTCACCATCATCGTCATCGGCAAGGGTTTGGGCAAGCGCGGCAACGTACTGCAAGGCGGTCTCGTGAGCGGCCACGCGGCCTTTGGATTCTTCTTTGCTTCAGCCGTGCCGTTTATTACCAATAATGCATTAGCATCGGCCATCGCGATTTTATTGGCCCTCATCATCGCGCAGAGCCGGTATGAAGCAAAGATTCACAGCATTTTTGAACTCTCCCTGGGAGCCACCGTCGGAACCGTCTTCGGACTGGTCGTGTTCGGATTGCTACCTCGATAAGAACCTATGAGTACAGAACCTCCTGAACGTCCCCGGCAACGCGCATCCGCTGCGCCGAGCCGGATTCACAACTGGATAAGCGGCCTTTGCTTTGGCCTGCTGGTCTTGGCCCCTTTGCCGGCCATGGCGCAACTCGTGCCGTTGTCGGCCGAGCGGGCAACCTTCCCCACGCGAACGCTGGTGCTCAGCCTCGTGGCGATCCCCGTCCTGATCTTCCTGAACGCGCTCTTTGTCGCCGCCGAGCAGGCGATTGAACTGCTGCGCCCGGGGCACATTCGCACGCAAAAGGACGAGAAGCACGAGAAGCTGCTGGAGCGCATCTACGAACGTCGCGCTGACTTCGTCGCCGGCTGTACGGTCGGCGGGGAGACAATGCAAGCGTGGATGCTGGTGCTTGCTTTGGTGCCGGCAACTTACCTTGGGCAGAACCTCCATGCGGCGTATCCGAACCTCGGTTGGGGCGTGGCGCTGGTGCTCGCGATGCTCATTGTCGCGATTCCTGTGGTCGCGATCAACATCACCTTTGGCGAGCTGGTCCCCAAGAGTCTGGCGACGCTGAACCCGCCGCGCACGATCATTCGCTTGCGGGCGTTTATCCGCACGTTTGCCAAGTTCTTCATCTGGCAAGGTCAGGTGCTGGCGCGGGTCGCAACAATCGTGACTCACCGCTTTGGCGCGCGGGCGACCTTCGCCCGCGAGTCCATAGTCGAAGAGGAAATCAAGACCATGGTCGCCGAGGCTCAGGAAGCGGGCGACATGGAGGATTCGGAGCGCGAAATGTTGCACTCGGTGTTCGAGTTCGGCGATACCTTCGCGCGGGAAATCATGACGCCGCGCACCGACCTCGAAGCGATGCCGGTGGATTCAAAGATCAGCGACCTGGTGGACCTCATCAAGGCGACGGGGTACTCGCGGATTCCGATCTTCGAAGGCACGGACGACCACATCATCGGCATCATCCACGCGAAGGACCTACTGACCCTGAAGGACGATCCCGAGCGGCCCATCAACCTTCGCACGCTCACGCGGCCCGTGGTTCGCGTGTACGAAACGATTGACCTGCACAGCTTGCTGCGCGAGCTTCGGCAGAGCCGCGCGCAATTTGCGATTGTGCAAGACGAGCACGGCGGCACCTCGGGCATTGTGACCATCGAGGACGTCATTGAGGAACTGATCGGCGATATTCAGGACGAATACGACCGCGAAGAAGAGGAGATTGAGCGCCGCGAAACCGGCTTCAGCGTGGATGGTCGGATGAACCTGTACGATCTCAACTCCAAGATCGGGGCCGAGTTCGAAAGCGATGAGTTCGACACCGTCGGCGGGTTTGTTTTCGGCGCGTTTGGGTATCAGCCCGAGCGCGGGGCAACCATCACCCTGGATGGTTGGACCTTTACCGTGGACGAAACCGATGGCCGTCGCTTGGCGCGATTGACGATCCGCCCGGAAAGCAAAGCCGAGTCGGCGTCCGCCGAGGCTGGTACGCTCACCACGTGACCCGGCTCGTTATCGCGACACACAACACCAAAAAGGCGGGCGAGATGATGCAAATCCTCTCGGCCGCTTTTCCTTCGTGGGAGATCCTCACCCTAGCGGACTACCCCAACGCGCCCGAACCCGAGGAAACCGGCACGACTTACGAGGAAAACGCGACGATTAAGGCCGAGAGTGCCCTCGCTGCGACCGGCGAATGGTGTTTGGCCGACGACGCCGGACTGGAGATTGATGCCTTTGGCGGCGAGCCCGGCTTGTACTCCAAACGCTTTTTGGGCGAGGAGACGACGTTCCCTGAGAAGATGCGCATTATCCTGGAGCGCATGCGAGAAACCCCTGAGGCGCAGCGCGGCGCGCGCTTTCGGTGTTGCGTGGCGCTCGCGCGCCCCGGCGAGCCGACCGAGACTCTGGTCGCGACGTGCGAAGGGCGCATCGCCACCGAGATGAGCGGCAACGGCGGCTTCGGTTACGACCCGATCTTCTGGCTGCCCCAGCTTGATTGCACGATGGCCGACCTCACCGCCGTGCAGAAGCACGCGATTAGCCATCGCGGCAAGGTGTTGGCGATGCTGACAGCGCGACTTACAGCACTAACGAGTACGTCGTGTACGTCCGCGCCTTTGTGAACCCGTGCGGGCCGTAGAAGTCGAAGAGGTTCGTCCAGTCAATGATCGTGCGGGTCACGCCGCGCGCCTTAAGGTCGAGTAGGGCGTTGCCGAGCAGGCCGTGGCCAAACTTTTTACCGCGCACTGCTTTGCTCACACCGATCGGGCCGAGCGAACCCCACGCCGCGCCGAGGTCGCTTTGCCACACCGCGCCGCCTATCGGCAAGTGACAGTCGCGATGATCTTGTAACAGCGCGAACCCGTGGCATTTGCCGCCATAAAACAGGCCGAAGATCGTGTTGGGCCCTTCGAGCTCGATCTTGGCGCGGATGTCGTAGTTCCACCGCAGCGGAAACTCCTGCGCGAAGAAGTCGAACACGTCGCCGAGATCGCTTTCTGAGCAGCGGCGATACTCCGCGCCGTCGTCGGGCCGATACTGCGCGGGATATTCATAGGCCGAAAGATCGCCTTCCAGGTCGTAGGTCTCGCCGATCTTCTCAAAGTTGCTGAGATTCAAAAACCCAGCGAGTTCGCAACAATCTGTCGGGCAGCCGGGGAAGAAGTGCAGGCTGTCTTGCCCAAAAACCAGCTCACGCGCGCCACGACTGCGGATGGTGCGGATCACCTCGTCCAGCAACAGCCCGCCGTACATCGGCTTTTCGAACCCAATGGACTGCAAGTGATAGCGATCGGGGTCGCCACCCGCATAAAGCGTGGGGCTCGCGGGCTTTTTCACGGTGGCGAACGCCACCACGCGGCCATCTTCCACCAACACTTGACTCGCGCCCCAGTCAAACACTGGCGAACCGAACGTGTGCGAATGAAAACACTCGGGCGTCACATGGTAGCGCGAGGGATAAAACCGTTCCCACAGAGGCAAAATCTCCGCGATATGGCTGGGTTGCAGAAGCTGCGTCACCCGGCGGCTCGCAAATCTGAGGTTAGCTCGTCAATCGCGTGACGCGTGCTGAGAATCCGCTGAATCATCTGCCCATCGTCCGTCGCCAAAAAGGCCTCAAGCGTGTTCGGCGAGAACAATTCTTCAAATGGGTCGCGGCTGATTTCCCAGCGAGGGGCGGCTGAGCTCTCCAAGCGCGAGTTCAGCTCGGTTTGAATGTGCGGATAGTTTTGCATCATCCAAGTACGGATACGTTCGTAGTGCGCGGAGAGTCGCGGCTCGGGGCCGTATGTTGCGCCATCGCAAAGAACCTCCACCAGCGCCTCATATTGCGCGCAAAACATCATCACCGTCTGCAAAGTAACGGGTTGCGATGGGGTTTTGTCGTCGGTGAGGGGTGCCAAAAAATGCCTCGGCAGAGTCGAGCGCGATGGTTGAACTCTTGCTTTAAGGTTCGGGTTCAACGCGAAGCTCCGTTAGCTCGTTCAATATAATTTACTTGAAGATCGCGCACTAAGTTACGAATTTGGCGCTTATCCTCGTCATCCAGCTTCGCTTCCAGGTGTTTCGCGAGGTCGGAAACCACGTCCACCGCCACCTTTGCCTGCTCCAAATCGTTCTGCATTTGGCCAGTCAGCGGGTCGGGTTGCAGCCCGAGCTTGCTCCACGCAACTTGCGAAACTTGCTCCAGCATGATCATCAACAACGAGTGCACATCAATCGGCTCGGTCGGCGTATTGCTCATGAACAGTGTTCTGGACGCGCGCTCCGGCACGAACGTCGCAGAGAGTTTTACTAGGTTCCTCGCACAATTCGCGGTAAAGTTTTCGCCAGAACGAACGTCTAACACTCAACGCCATTCGGGCTACACTACAACCATGTCATTGACACTTATCGCCGCTCTCGCGTTGCAATCCGCCGCCGCGCCCGCCCAAGAAGCCGTGACTCTGCACCGCGTTCTCAAAAAGGGTGACTCCCTGAGCTACCGCGTCAACGGCTGGCTCTTCTCCGAGCAGCGCGAGCAGAACCTCGTCACGTTCCTGCCGAGCGAAGAAGGCGTTGACTACGATTTCACGCTCAACATCGTGGAAGAAAAGGCCGATGGCATCGCCCGCGCCATCTATCGCCGGCCCTACATGACCATCATCACCGGCGAAAGTTCCAATTCGCCCGAGATCCGCAAGAAGGAAAAGTCCGATTGGAACCTCGAACTCCTCCTCTCGCCGACCAACGAAGTTCTCGACGTCAAGGACATCACGCCGAAGCCCACGACGAAGCCGCCCAAGAAGCCGGCCAAGCCCATTTTCGCGCTCACGCCGAGCGGCAAGCTCAACTCGGCCGGCCAAGATATCGTCGGCAAGTACATTGGCGATATCGCCCGGCTCGCCATGTTCGTGGGTGATCTCGATAGCGGCATGGACTTCAACCCCAAGCTGCCGTTCTCGCCGATCAAGCCCGGCAAAACCTGGAAAAAGACCGTTGGCTACTCGCCGCAGCGCCTGAAGGGAAGCAAGAATTCTGCCGTGCAGCGTCTGGATTACACGTTCACCTATGTCGGTCTCGCAAGTTTTAACGGCGTGAAGGTCCACCGAATCACCGCCACGCTCGACCTCAACACCGACGCCGGCGAGTTCATCAACCAGAGCCTCGGCATGAAGCCATCAGAGTCGGGACTCAAGAAATTCCAGCTTGCGCTAAAGGCCAACATCGAATACGATCTCGACCTCAAGACGTGCCACACCATGGCTGCGCGGGCCACCAGCGAGGCCGGCGCCAAGCTGGAAGTGACCACGTCCAACGACGCCGTCTTGGAGCTAAATATGAAGGGCAAGACCGATCTCAAGCTCATGTCTGCGAAAAACGGCAAGGCTTAGGCCACAATAGGGGTGATGAATTTCTTGCCCGTGAGCCCGCTTGGCGTCTTTTTGTTTGAACCGGGGGAAGTGACGGCTGGGCCGCTGCTGATCTCGTTCATCGTCATTCTCGGGATCGGCATTCTGTTCATGGCGCTTGGCTCCTTCATGGACATCGACCGGAAGCGCAAGGGTATCAAGTATCTGTCCATCCCCTGGTTTGCGCTCGCGGCGTGGTGGGGCTACAACTATTGGGCGTACTCGCAAGAATCAATCGCCCTCAAGCTCAATCTGGTCGGCGGGAGCTCGCTCACGGCCTACCGTGTGATCTTCTTCGGGCCGCTTGCGATGGCGATCATCGCGCTTGGATTCTGCGTTTACTGGGATAAGTTCCGCCGCGACGACGAAGTATTCTAACGGACGACCCTGGCGATCAACGAAGCTCTCATGGCGACCACACTCGGACTCACCACCACTCAAGCCCCTTTTATTGAAGAGGCTCAAAGCCGCGGGGAAATGTATATCGAGCAGCCGTACGAACTGTACTCGCCCGATAACCACGAAGCCTGGACGCGGCTCTATTCGCGCATGTTGCCGCAGTGGGAAAAGTATGCCAACGAGCACTTTATGCGCGGCATCGCCAACCTATGCCTCTCGCCCGAGCGTGTTCCGCGCCTGGAAGACGTCAACAAGTTCCTGAATCCGCTCACCGGCTTCCAGGCGAAGGCGGTCAGCGGCTACGTTCCTGCGTATCACTTCTTCGAATCGCTTCGCCGCCGCGAGTTCCCGACGACGATCACCATTCGGCACAAGGACAAGCTCGACTATCTGCCCGAGCCGGACATTTTCCACGACATCAGCGGGCACGTTCCGATGCACACCGACCGCGCGTTTGCCGATGCGCTCGTGCGTTTTGGCGAGTGCGCCCACACCGCGGCCCTGCGCGCCAAGGAAGTGAAAGATGAGCACGAACGCGTGCGCAAGTTGGAGAGCGTGATCAAGGCGATGGCGCGGTTTTTCTGGTTTACGGTGGAGTTCGGCCTCATGCGCGATTCGAAATCCAGCGCCCTCAAGGCGTATGGCAGCGGCTTGCTGAGCTCGTATGGCGAGCTGCAGCATTGCATCGAATCACCGGACGTGCAGCGCTATCCGATCCAGATGGAATGGGTCGTCAACCAGTATTTTGAGATCGACCACTACCAGCCGCTGCTGTTCATCGTGGATTCGTTCGACCACTTGTTTGAACTGGTGGACCAGCTGGAGCGCTGGATGCTGGAAGGGAAGCTGGACCACGTCTCGCCGGGCGAACCCGCGGTCAACGAGGCGGATTTGGCGAGCTTCTTGGAAGCGACGGTTTAAACCTTCGCCGCCAAGAGCGTCATCCTGGCCGCCAAACCGTGCATCGTCGCCGCGAAGAAGCCCATCTTCGCGGCCATCATCACGATTTCCGCGGCCACCACACCCACTTTCGCCGCCAAAGCCCACGCCAGCGCGGCCAAAAGATGAACCCGTGCGGCCACGAAGCCACGGGTAACATCGGCTTACATGCGACCCACCCTCTGCGTTGCCCTCCTCGCCGTCGCCGGCGTCTCCATGGCCCAGCGCGCCAATACGCGCGACCTTTACGACAAGGCCGAATACATGATTCCGATGCGCGACGGCGTGAAGCTGTACACCGCGGTTTACACGCCCAAAAAGCCGCGCGCGGCGACCAACCCCATGCTCATGGAGCGCACGCCCTACGGCTGCTGGCCGTACGGCCCCACGCAGTTCGATCAGATCGCCGAGCGCTGGGCGAGCCGCGACTATATCATCGTCAACCAAGACGTGCGCGGGCGCTATCTGAGCGAGGGCGACTTCGAAGAATTGCGGCCCCAACTGCAGATTCGAACCGGAAAATGGGACACCGACGAGAGCACGGATACCTACGACACGATTGAGTTTTTGACCAAAAAGGTGGCCGGCAACAATGGGCGTGTCGGCATTATGGGCATCTCGTATCCGGGCGGCTATGCCGCGCTCGCCGCGCTGAGCGGGCACCCCGCGCTGCGCGCCGTGAGTCCGCAAGCCCCCACAACGGACTGGTTTGTGGGCGACGATGTGCACCATTTGGGCGCGTTCTTCCTGCAAGATAACGCGAGTTTCATGCAGTTTTTCACGCCGCGCGGCCCGGAACCGACGCTGGAATCCAAGGGCACGCGCCTGCCCATCGGCTCGGACAGCTACAAGTGGTTTCTCGAACTCGGCCCGATCAAAAACATCGACGAGAAGTACTTTAAGTTCCAAAATCACTACTGGACGGATATCATGAACAATCCGGATTACAACCACTTCTGGACGAGCCGGGCCGTGCAACACCAACTGCGCAACGTAAAGTGCGCGATGCTGAATGTGGGCGGATTGTTCGACGCGGAGGACTGTTACGGCCCGCAAGCATGCTACCGCGAAAACGAAAAGAACAGCCCGGCGAGCAAAAACCACCTGGTGCTCGGGCCGTGGAGCCACGGCATGTGGGCCTCGCCGAGCGGCGATTCGCTGGGCGACCAAAAGTGGGGAAGCGCGACCAGCAAATGGTACCAAGACAACGTCGAAGTGCCGTTTTTCGAGACGCATTTGCGCGGCGACGGCAAGGCAAAACTGGCCGAGGCCACGGTCTTTGATTCCGGCGCAAAGAAGTGGAGCACGTTTACGGTGTGGCCGCCGAAAACATCGGCGGTGAACCTGGTGTTGAATGGCGATCGGACAATTTCGATCGGCGGCGCCGGGAAGTCCGGCGAGATTTCGTGGACGAGCGACCCCGCGAATCCGGTGCCGTATCAAACCGCGGGCAGCGGCGGCCGCAAGAGCACGTACATGCTCGCCGACCAGCGATTTGTGAGCGGTCGCGCGGATGTGATTACGTTCGTTTCCGCGCCGTTGACCAAGCCTCTGACGCTGGCTGGCGACTTGGAGCCGGTGCTGCGGATGAAAACGAGCGGCACCGACATGGACGTGATTGTCAAGCT of Chthonomonas sp. contains these proteins:
- a CDS encoding HDIG domain-containing protein, with protein sequence MSDNLPTSAPAEVRQEKWSRKGWFALPLISLLLAALCLVHRSWPVPLPVIGGSFFIAIVASALIRYYADHVEVEELAPSTLERMLWAFCGLGLVGTQLVQLVIEAPSQTGITFLLIAPLSAMAMLASALVGPQVAMFALTIVAFLLGVTGPIPKEVLATAWISGSIAAHAVNPMRQRADLIRALSVTALAQALIAACATMLTVNTATPVLQSASWAAVSAVITSAIFWLGVTVLERMFGTISDWSLLELCSPEHPLIRELCLRAPGTYAHSVMVANLAEQAARAIGANPIHLRAMAYFHDVGKIERPTFFIENQLGENLHDDLPPTMSARIITAHVPDGLELARRHKLPKILQDGIAQHHGTSLVSYFYHLARDMSGEEVPQGLDRLFRYEGPKPQNRETAILHLADQVEAASRTIANREFDRMEAIVSRIIENSRSDGQLDECDLTFRDLALVKQAFLHSLSAVRHSRITYPTYDETPDSGAQRDELADPAEARSDRPQ
- the ybeY gene encoding rRNA maturation RNase YbeY codes for the protein MYDVPACEVSVLLTNDAALRELNQQYRGIDAATDVLTFPGGDYGPLGDIAISVDTAKRQARFRRDTLANEIVFLTIHGGLHLLGYEDETEAGRDEMVVRMNAVAVELGLSPEPEWSSMPH
- the rdgB gene encoding RdgB/HAM1 family non-canonical purine NTP pyrophosphatase, whose translation is MTRLVIATHNTKKAGEMMQILSAAFPSWEILTLADYPNAPEPEETGTTYEENATIKAESALAATGEWCLADDAGLEIDAFGGEPGLYSKRFLGEETTFPEKMRIILERMRETPEAQRGARFRCCVALARPGEPTETLVATCEGRIATEMSGNGGFGYDPIFWLPQLDCTMADLTAVQKHAISHRGKVLAMLTARLTALTSTSCTSAPL
- the rpsU gene encoding 30S ribosomal protein S21, which translates into the protein MNQIQVQPNESIDSAVKRFNLRVQQSGVLRTLKEHAHYEKPSEKRRRRARRRPSFR
- a CDS encoding diacylglycerol kinase, with protein sequence MASRDLITPFRVAIHGMVHTFRTQRHMRIHLYVTLVTLLMAVLLPLRVRDVLVLFFMIGSVLVAEMFNSAIEAVVDLVSPGYHPLAKHAKDIAAGAVLIATIMAITAGLLIAIGDDTWERIRIGLTTEGMSLPFTLRFILGSLVLFTIIVIGKGLGKRGNVLQGGLVSGHAAFGFFFASAVPFITNNALASAIAILLALIIAQSRYEAKIHSIFELSLGATVGTVFGLVVFGLLPR
- a CDS encoding CocE/NonD family hydrolase translates to MRPTLCVALLAVAGVSMAQRANTRDLYDKAEYMIPMRDGVKLYTAVYTPKKPRAATNPMLMERTPYGCWPYGPTQFDQIAERWASRDYIIVNQDVRGRYLSEGDFEELRPQLQIRTGKWDTDESTDTYDTIEFLTKKVAGNNGRVGIMGISYPGGYAALAALSGHPALRAVSPQAPTTDWFVGDDVHHLGAFFLQDNASFMQFFTPRGPEPTLESKGTRLPIGSDSYKWFLELGPIKNIDEKYFKFQNHYWTDIMNNPDYNHFWTSRAVQHQLRNVKCAMLNVGGLFDAEDCYGPQACYRENEKNSPASKNHLVLGPWSHGMWASPSGDSLGDQKWGSATSKWYQDNVEVPFFETHLRGDGKAKLAEATVFDSGAKKWSTFTVWPPKTSAVNLVLNGDRTISIGGAGKSGEISWTSDPANPVPYQTAGSGGRKSTYMLADQRFVSGRADVITFVSAPLTKPLTLAGDLEPVLRMKTSGTDMDVIVKLIDQYPDDAPTPFSGGYQMLVRGEVLRGKYRNSLSNPRPFVPGAYEEVRYKMPQILHTFAAGHRVAVQVQSSWFPLVDRNPHKFLNIYQANEADFVKAEISLACGGGASGSHLAVGTLP
- a CDS encoding DUF1844 domain-containing protein yields the protein MSNTPTEPIDVHSLLMIMLEQVSQVAWSKLGLQPDPLTGQMQNDLEQAKVAVDVVSDLAKHLEAKLDDEDKRQIRNLVRDLQVNYIERANGASR
- a CDS encoding HlyC/CorC family transporter; translated protein: MSTEPPERPRQRASAAPSRIHNWISGLCFGLLVLAPLPAMAQLVPLSAERATFPTRTLVLSLVAIPVLIFLNALFVAAEQAIELLRPGHIRTQKDEKHEKLLERIYERRADFVAGCTVGGETMQAWMLVLALVPATYLGQNLHAAYPNLGWGVALVLAMLIVAIPVVAINITFGELVPKSLATLNPPRTIIRLRAFIRTFAKFFIWQGQVLARVATIVTHRFGARATFARESIVEEEIKTMVAEAQEAGDMEDSEREMLHSVFEFGDTFAREIMTPRTDLEAMPVDSKISDLVDLIKATGYSRIPIFEGTDDHIIGIIHAKDLLTLKDDPERPINLRTLTRPVVRVYETIDLHSLLRELRQSRAQFAIVQDEHGGTSGIVTIEDVIEELIGDIQDEYDREEEEIERRETGFSVDGRMNLYDLNSKIGAEFESDEFDTVGGFVFGAFGYQPERGATITLDGWTFTVDETDGRRLARLTIRPESKAESASAEAGTLTT
- a CDS encoding phenylalanine 4-monooxygenase, which translates into the protein MATTLGLTTTQAPFIEEAQSRGEMYIEQPYELYSPDNHEAWTRLYSRMLPQWEKYANEHFMRGIANLCLSPERVPRLEDVNKFLNPLTGFQAKAVSGYVPAYHFFESLRRREFPTTITIRHKDKLDYLPEPDIFHDISGHVPMHTDRAFADALVRFGECAHTAALRAKEVKDEHERVRKLESVIKAMARFFWFTVEFGLMRDSKSSALKAYGSGLLSSYGELQHCIESPDVQRYPIQMEWVVNQYFEIDHYQPLLFIVDSFDHLFELVDQLERWMLEGKLDHVSPGEPAVNEADLASFLEATV